A genome region from Neofelis nebulosa isolate mNeoNeb1 chromosome 14, mNeoNeb1.pri, whole genome shotgun sequence includes the following:
- the NDRG1 gene encoding protein NDRG1 isoform X3, translating to MNHKTCYNPLFNSEDMQEITQHFAVCHVDAPGQQDGAASFPVGYMYPSMDQLAEMLPGVLHQFGLKSIIGMGTGAGAYILTRFALNNPEMVEGLVLINVNPCAEGWMDWAASKISGWTQALPDMVVSHLFGKEEMQNNVEVVHTYRQHIVKDMNPGNLHLFINAYNSRRDLEIERPMPGAHTVTLQCPALLVVGDSSPAVDAVVECNSKLDPTKTTLLKMADCGGLPQISQPAKLAEAFKYFVQGMGYMPSASMTRLMRSRTASGSSVTSLEGARSRSHTSEGTRSRSHTSEGARLDITPNSGATGNNAGPKSMEVSC from the exons ACAAAACGTGTTACAACCCCCTTTTCAACTCCGAGGACATGCAGGAGATCACACAGCACTTTGCTGTGTGCCACGTGGATGCCCCTGGCCAGCAGGACGGTGCTGCCTCCTTCCCCGTGGG GTACATGTACCCCTCCATGGACCAGCTGGCTGAAATGCTTCCTGGAGTCCTCCACCAGTTTGG GCTGAAAAGCATTATCGGCATGGGAACCGGAGCAGGGGCCTACATCCTCACGCGATTCGCC TTGAACAACCCGGAGATGGTGGAGGGCCTCGTCCTCATCAACGTGAACCCTTGTGCCGAAGGCTGGATGGACTGGGCCGCGTCCAAG ATCTCCGGATGGACCCAAGCCCTCCCAGACATGGTGGTGTCCCACCTCTTCGGGAAG GAGGAAATGCAGAATAACGTGGAAGTCGTCCACACCTACCGCCAGCACATCGTGAAAGACATGAACCCCGGCAACCTGCACCTGTTCATCAATGCCTACAACAG CCGGCGAGACCTGGAGATTGAGCGGCCCATGCCCGGAGCCCACACAGTCACCCTGCA gtgtCCTGCTTTGTTGGTGGTTGGGGACAGTTCTCCTGCTGTGGATGCCGTG GTGGAGTGCAACTCGAAATTGGATCCAACAAAGACGACTCTCCTCAAG ATGGCGGATTGCGGTGGCCTCCCGCAGATCTCCCAG CCGGCGAAGCTTGCGGAGGCCTTCAAGTACTTCGTGCAGGGCATGGGATACA tGCCCTCGGCCAGCATGACCCGCCTGATGCGCTCCCGCACGGCCTCCGGCTCCAGCGTCACGTCCCTGGAGGGCGCCCGCAGCCGCTCCCACACCAGCGAGGGCACCCGCAGCCGCTCCCACACCAGCGAGGGTGCTCGCCTGGACATCACCCCCAACTCCGGGGCCACCGGCAACAACGCCGGGCCCAAGTCCATGGAGGTGTCCTGCTAG